The following proteins are co-located in the Apium graveolens cultivar Ventura chromosome 5, ASM990537v1, whole genome shotgun sequence genome:
- the LOC141661238 gene encoding uncharacterized protein LOC141661238 → MHKPESSSRMLKWMVELGQFEVDYKPRTAIKVQALADFMLEFPPHHEVEQGTLVIIPSAEEVRLESQNSAPWWSLFMDGVSNGDGVGAGIELISPKAHKIRRATHLAFHATNNDAEYEALINGLKLALEMKVKNLNVFSDSMIVVYHINGGYHAKGPRTELYLKCAQRIIERFNEVRLELIPRRQNEGANKLAKLGS, encoded by the coding sequence ATGCACAAACCGGAGTCTTCTAGTCGAATGCTGAAGTGGATGGTTGAGCTCGGCCAGTtcgaggtggattataagccaagGACCGCAATCAAAGTCCAAGCCTTAGCCGATTTTATGCTGGAATTTCCTCCACATCATGAAGTAGAGCAGGGAACCCTTGTTATCATACCTAGTGCAGAAGAGGTCAGGCTAGAAAGCCAAAATAGTGCCCCATGGTGGAGCCTATTTATGGATGGAGTCTCAAATGGGGATGGGGTAGGAGCTGGAATTGAGCTAATCAGCCCAAAGGCGCATAAGATCAGACGTGCGACCCATCTAGCCTTTCAtgcaaccaacaatgatgctgagtatgaggccCTGATCAACGGTCTCAAGCTAGCTCTGGAAATGAAGGTGAAGAATTTGAATGTTTTTAGTGACTCCATGATCGTGGTCTATCATATAAACGGGGGGTACCACGCTAAGGGGCCAAGAACAGAGCTTTACTTGAAGTGTGCGCAGAGGATAATTGAGAGATTCAATGAGGTTAGGCTGGAACTAATTCCACGCAGGCAGAATGAAGGCGCGAATAAGCTGGCTAAGCTTGGCTCGTGA